One stretch of Schlesneria sp. DSM 10557 DNA includes these proteins:
- a CDS encoding biotin--[acetyl-CoA-carboxylase] ligase, giving the protein MIDTARLLAETCVRNVEWLDEVGSTNDRALQLSIDPLIETPYLVGADRQWAGRGRGSNQWWGADGSLMFSIVVGMSALNLTPADWPHFSLVTGLAIAETLSKTLPGANVGLKWPNDVWLEGRKVSGILIEQCERQSDRLIVGVGLNVNNSFATAPAELKGIATSMVDAAGGTEFSRTDVLITFLTCWSELTEQLARNKLSLVERWSRLCVLTGHPVTLTNGNQETMGVCAGIDADGALLLRTAFNLERHYAGTVRRLD; this is encoded by the coding sequence GTGATTGATACAGCACGTCTGCTCGCCGAAACCTGTGTACGCAATGTCGAATGGTTGGATGAAGTCGGCTCAACCAATGATCGCGCATTGCAGCTCTCCATCGATCCCTTGATCGAAACGCCTTATCTGGTCGGTGCAGATCGTCAGTGGGCGGGCAGGGGGCGAGGTTCCAACCAGTGGTGGGGTGCGGATGGCTCACTCATGTTCTCCATCGTCGTGGGGATGTCTGCCCTGAACCTGACACCCGCTGACTGGCCGCATTTTTCACTGGTCACCGGACTGGCCATCGCAGAGACACTTTCCAAAACGCTTCCAGGGGCGAATGTAGGACTGAAGTGGCCCAATGATGTCTGGCTGGAAGGCCGCAAGGTCAGTGGGATCCTGATTGAACAATGCGAACGTCAGTCCGATCGCCTGATCGTGGGGGTGGGACTGAACGTCAACAACTCGTTCGCCACAGCCCCTGCTGAATTGAAAGGAATCGCGACGTCGATGGTCGATGCGGCCGGAGGAACGGAATTCTCGCGAACCGACGTTCTGATAACGTTCCTCACGTGCTGGAGCGAACTGACGGAGCAACTCGCCCGGAACAAGTTGAGTCTCGTGGAGCGCTGGTCACGACTGTGTGTGCTCACTGGCCATCCTGTCACGCTGACAAATGGAAACCAGGAGACGATGGGCGTCTGCGCAGGGATCGACGCCGACGGCGCCCTGCTGTTACGAACCGCGTTCAACCTGGAACGACACTATGCGGGGACAGTCCGGCGACTGGATTAG
- a CDS encoding ComEC/Rec2 family competence protein, translating to MNRLAIAACLFLFGTLPLFAGSEDGRLDLYFVDVEGGAATVIVTPQGESILIDSGYPDNGGRDRDRILDVLKNVARLDHLDHAVVSHWHLDHFGNHAEVASLFKISHFWDRGIPDLLSEDPGFTNRVAPYRSASQNRSKTLKAGDSMPLKAGVTPLTVKVLTASGEVIPNTGEPNPFAAEHHSQPEDTSDNAKSISLLLTFGKFKFLCCGDLTWNTEAKLMTPNNPVGPIDLFMATHHGLNVSNNPVMVLALDPRVCVTCNGPTKGADPETIATFKRIKSLQAMYQLHRNVRLAEKDQAPAENIANQVETAKCTGNWIKASVAKEGTSYTIQVGPQGKPRTFETR from the coding sequence ATGAATCGACTCGCGATCGCAGCCTGCCTCTTCCTTTTCGGCACCTTGCCACTGTTTGCGGGATCCGAAGATGGTCGGCTGGACCTGTACTTCGTCGACGTCGAAGGGGGAGCAGCCACTGTGATCGTCACTCCGCAGGGAGAATCGATCCTGATCGATTCTGGCTATCCCGACAACGGAGGCCGTGATCGCGATCGAATTCTTGACGTCTTGAAGAATGTCGCCAGGCTGGACCACCTCGACCACGCCGTCGTCTCTCACTGGCACCTGGACCATTTCGGCAACCATGCTGAAGTCGCCTCGCTGTTCAAAATCTCTCATTTCTGGGACCGCGGAATTCCGGACCTGCTCTCAGAAGACCCCGGATTCACCAATCGAGTCGCACCGTATCGATCAGCCAGCCAGAATCGTTCCAAGACACTCAAGGCGGGCGATTCGATGCCGCTCAAAGCCGGGGTCACTCCATTAACGGTCAAGGTGCTGACCGCCAGCGGCGAAGTCATTCCCAATACGGGCGAGCCGAACCCTTTCGCAGCCGAGCATCATTCTCAACCCGAGGATACATCCGACAACGCGAAGAGCATCAGTCTGCTGCTCACCTTCGGCAAGTTCAAGTTCCTGTGCTGCGGCGACCTGACATGGAACACCGAAGCCAAGTTGATGACACCCAACAATCCCGTCGGTCCGATCGACCTGTTCATGGCAACACACCATGGACTGAACGTCAGCAATAATCCGGTGATGGTACTGGCGCTCGATCCACGAGTTTGTGTCACCTGCAACGGACCGACCAAGGGAGCCGATCCTGAAACCATCGCAACGTTCAAGCGGATCAAGTCCCTTCAGGCGATGTACCAGTTACACCGAAATGTCCGACTGGCGGAGAAAGATCAGGCTCCCGCCGAGAACATCGCCAATCAGGTCGAAACCGCCAAGTGCACTGGGAACTGGATCAAGGCGTCAGTGGCAAAAGAGGGAACGTCCTATACCATCCAGGTCGGCCCGCAAGGTAAGCCACGCACATTTGAAACACGTTAG
- a CDS encoding elongation factor P produces MKLANNLQSGNVIMLENEPVVVIKAQINKSGRNQAVVKVKAKNLLTNRVSELIFKSDEKLEGVMLDKKECKYSYFSPPNHVFVDSDFNEYEIDAESISDLEKYLVSEMEDVCEVTFFEGRSISVVLPKTIIREVEYTEPVTRGDTSGKITKAAILKETKHELQVSAFVEIGDKIEIDTETGEFKRRCT; encoded by the coding sequence GTGAAGCTCGCCAACAACCTTCAGTCCGGCAACGTCATTATGCTTGAGAACGAGCCTGTGGTCGTCATCAAGGCTCAAATCAACAAGTCGGGGCGTAACCAGGCGGTCGTTAAAGTCAAAGCCAAGAACCTGCTGACCAACCGGGTCTCGGAACTGATTTTCAAGTCAGATGAAAAGCTCGAAGGGGTCATGCTGGATAAGAAAGAGTGCAAGTACTCGTACTTCTCTCCCCCGAACCACGTGTTCGTCGACTCGGATTTCAACGAATACGAAATCGACGCCGAGAGTATTTCTGATCTCGAGAAGTACCTTGTTTCCGAGATGGAAGATGTCTGTGAAGTGACGTTCTTCGAAGGTCGCTCGATCTCGGTCGTTCTCCCCAAGACGATCATTCGCGAAGTGGAATACACCGAGCCAGTGACTCGTGGTGACACTTCGGGCAAGATCACCAAGGCGGCGATCCTTAAGGAAACGAAGCATGAGCTTCAGGTCTCTGCATTTGTCGAAATCGGAGACAAAATTGAAATTGATACCGAGACGGGCGAATTCAAGCGCCGCTGCACGTGA
- a CDS encoding alpha/beta hydrolase codes for MIDRARVPLNPIERSAVIDDGVLEVKFEFDSEADERVPGLLVKSATSPPGPLPVVIVLHGTGGNKEAMKGLLQVLARRGVLGVAFDARYAGERAKHGKGSEDYRAAILETWKSGERFPFYYDTVWDLQRLLDYLETRSDVDPKRIGGIGFSKGGTELYLAAAVDQRIVASVPCIGVQSFDWALKNNAWQSRVGTIQSAVDGAARELQQGTVDAAFVRRFYQRVVPGIESDFDGPQMLPLIAPRPLLVINGDRDDRTPGPGVKLCVDAAREAYGQQEASQNFEFRSQPNVGHAVTPESQQYAVDWLIRQLRSK; via the coding sequence TTGATCGATCGAGCACGGGTTCCTCTGAACCCCATCGAACGATCAGCGGTGATCGATGACGGGGTTCTCGAAGTGAAATTCGAGTTCGACTCGGAAGCGGATGAACGCGTGCCTGGTTTGCTGGTGAAATCAGCAACATCGCCGCCGGGACCCCTGCCAGTTGTCATCGTGCTTCACGGTACCGGCGGAAACAAGGAAGCCATGAAGGGCTTGCTCCAGGTGCTGGCACGACGTGGCGTGCTGGGAGTCGCATTCGACGCCCGATACGCCGGGGAACGGGCAAAGCACGGCAAAGGGAGCGAAGACTACCGCGCCGCAATTCTGGAAACCTGGAAGTCAGGGGAGAGGTTTCCTTTCTACTACGACACCGTCTGGGACTTGCAGCGACTGCTCGACTACCTGGAAACTCGCTCTGACGTCGATCCCAAGCGAATCGGCGGAATCGGATTCTCCAAGGGGGGGACAGAGCTTTACCTAGCGGCAGCGGTTGACCAGCGGATCGTCGCCAGCGTCCCCTGTATCGGAGTCCAGAGTTTTGACTGGGCTCTCAAAAACAACGCCTGGCAATCTCGTGTCGGGACGATTCAGTCTGCCGTGGATGGTGCAGCCCGGGAACTTCAACAGGGTACCGTTGATGCTGCATTTGTCCGTCGTTTCTATCAGCGGGTCGTACCGGGGATTGAAAGTGACTTCGACGGCCCGCAGATGCTACCCCTTATCGCCCCTCGGCCGCTACTTGTGATCAATGGTGACCGTGACGATCGGACCCCCGGCCCCGGAGTGAAACTCTGTGTTGATGCAGCACGCGAAGCGTACGGGCAGCAGGAAGCTTCGCAGAACTTCGAGTTTCGGTCGCAGCCCAATGTGGGACATGCCGTCACTCCCGAGTCTCAGCAGTACGCAGTGGACTGGTTGATCAGACAGTTACGCTCAAAGTAG
- a CDS encoding DUF1553 domain-containing protein, translating to MLSADEVMPAMKLSSSVARSILSPGLFGWMSLHLVTGLAQAQTIDYQRDVQPILAEHCTHCHGGDEGTRHGSLRLDVRETALKGGDSGTPAIVPGQHDLSELIRRVTSTDTTQVMPPPKENKPLSPQQIDTLKKWIDEGAKYAAHWAFVPPQKIKLPEGGSPHPIDAIVAQHLQKRGLTPSPRASNEVLCRRLYLDLVGLLPTPAELDAFEKNGVEATIEGLLKSDRFGEKWARHWLDAARYSDTNGYEKDLSRDQWIWRDWVIKALNKDMPYNQFVIEQIAGDLLPGATQEQIIATGFLRNSMLNEEGAIIAEEFRMFEMFDRVDCVGKAVLGLSTQCAQCHSHKFDPISHDEYYGMFAFLNNSYEAQSWVYTPEQQQQIDQVTNSLRVIEDRIRTQRPQWQQEVAQWEKEVLAKQVDWAPLIAMEMGSVSGLNHPTQLNDHSFLMRGHPSNDVFFVGQPDLKGVTGIRLEALTHGDLPFGGPGRGPAGVWGVTEIHASIQKPGSSEWEKLKLVNATADFSEPDQKEDKKSRGPVAYLIDGTDDTSWEADRGIGRRNQPSVAIVQFEQPLDLPPGTKFKFAMNTNDMLVCARISTTTAPAPAALPIDYAAILAIKVPAEQRTAEQQAAIFSAWSRSIPELKPITDEIDAQWKQFPTALTSVLHLKERQNNFVRPTSLLDRGGWDQPKHVVQPHTPAALHPYNSVYPPSRLGFAQWLAAPESPLTARVAVNRVWQAIFGEGLVETSEDFGTRTVVPEYRDLLDWLAVDFMEHGWSQKHLIRTIVTSTTYQQSSTMSPELRERDPRNQWLARGPRFRAEAEVVRDIALCAAGLISHKIGGPGIIPPVPQNVLDYNYVYPTFWKPAEGPERYRRTVYVFRKRSMPDPVLSSFDAPNSDFSCARRVRSNTPLAALAGLNEIIFVESAQAMALRILREGGQDDAQRADYAFRLCTARKPTDEERTEILSLLKSRRQRLADGWLDIREVATGDSTKLPAIPANATPQDAAAWTLVSRVLLNLDETINKN from the coding sequence GTGCTCAGCGCTGACGAGGTCATGCCCGCCATGAAATTGAGTTCCTCTGTAGCACGGTCCATCCTGAGTCCCGGCCTATTTGGCTGGATGTCTCTGCACCTGGTCACGGGTCTCGCGCAAGCCCAGACCATCGACTATCAGCGAGATGTCCAACCCATCCTGGCCGAGCACTGCACTCACTGCCACGGCGGTGACGAAGGAACAAGACACGGCAGCCTGAGACTGGACGTGCGCGAGACGGCATTGAAGGGAGGAGATTCGGGAACTCCTGCGATCGTCCCCGGTCAGCATGACCTCAGCGAACTGATCCGCCGCGTGACCTCGACCGACACCACGCAGGTCATGCCTCCACCAAAAGAAAACAAACCGCTTTCCCCTCAGCAAATCGACACCCTCAAAAAATGGATTGATGAGGGAGCCAAATACGCGGCACACTGGGCCTTTGTCCCGCCACAGAAAATCAAGCTCCCGGAAGGTGGTTCCCCTCATCCCATCGATGCGATCGTGGCTCAGCATCTACAGAAACGAGGTCTGACACCTTCACCTCGTGCTTCGAACGAAGTTCTCTGCCGCCGGCTGTATCTGGACCTGGTCGGATTGCTCCCCACCCCCGCTGAACTCGACGCGTTTGAGAAGAACGGCGTCGAAGCGACAATTGAAGGATTGCTGAAGAGTGACCGATTCGGAGAGAAGTGGGCTCGCCACTGGCTCGACGCCGCTCGCTATTCCGATACGAACGGGTACGAAAAGGATCTGTCACGTGACCAGTGGATCTGGCGTGACTGGGTGATCAAGGCACTCAACAAAGACATGCCGTACAACCAGTTCGTCATCGAACAGATCGCGGGTGACCTGCTGCCGGGTGCAACGCAGGAACAGATCATCGCCACCGGCTTTCTCCGTAACAGCATGCTGAACGAAGAAGGAGCGATCATCGCCGAAGAGTTCCGGATGTTTGAAATGTTTGATCGAGTCGATTGTGTGGGAAAAGCCGTTCTGGGCCTTTCGACGCAGTGTGCCCAGTGCCACTCACACAAATTCGATCCCATCTCGCATGACGAATACTATGGGATGTTCGCATTCCTCAATAATTCCTATGAAGCCCAGTCATGGGTCTACACACCCGAGCAACAGCAGCAAATCGATCAGGTCACCAATTCTCTTCGCGTGATTGAAGATCGAATTCGGACTCAGCGCCCTCAATGGCAGCAGGAAGTTGCTCAATGGGAAAAAGAGGTTCTTGCCAAACAAGTCGACTGGGCGCCGCTGATCGCGATGGAAATGGGAAGTGTCAGTGGCCTGAATCACCCGACGCAATTGAATGACCATTCATTCCTGATGCGCGGACACCCCAGTAACGACGTCTTCTTCGTGGGTCAGCCAGACCTCAAAGGTGTTACCGGCATCCGTCTGGAAGCCCTGACTCACGGGGACCTGCCCTTTGGCGGTCCGGGACGCGGGCCAGCGGGGGTGTGGGGCGTGACCGAGATTCATGCCTCGATCCAGAAGCCCGGAAGTAGCGAGTGGGAAAAGCTGAAACTCGTTAACGCCACCGCAGACTTCTCGGAACCAGACCAGAAAGAAGATAAGAAGTCACGCGGACCCGTCGCCTATCTGATTGACGGAACCGATGACACGTCGTGGGAAGCAGACCGTGGAATTGGCCGTCGCAATCAGCCGTCCGTTGCCATTGTCCAATTTGAACAACCACTCGATCTCCCCCCCGGAACCAAGTTCAAATTCGCGATGAATACGAACGACATGCTGGTTTGTGCCCGGATCAGCACGACGACGGCTCCCGCACCGGCCGCATTGCCGATCGACTACGCGGCCATCCTGGCGATCAAGGTTCCTGCAGAGCAACGTACCGCCGAGCAACAGGCCGCGATCTTCTCGGCTTGGTCTCGCTCAATCCCCGAACTCAAACCGATCACCGACGAGATCGACGCCCAGTGGAAACAATTTCCGACGGCTCTCACCTCCGTCCTTCATTTGAAGGAACGCCAGAACAACTTCGTCAGGCCGACATCTCTGCTCGATCGCGGTGGCTGGGACCAGCCGAAGCACGTTGTTCAGCCGCATACTCCCGCTGCCCTGCACCCGTATAACAGTGTCTACCCGCCCAGCCGGCTGGGGTTTGCTCAGTGGCTCGCGGCACCCGAGTCTCCCTTGACCGCTCGCGTGGCCGTCAACCGCGTCTGGCAGGCGATCTTTGGCGAGGGGCTGGTCGAAACGTCAGAGGACTTTGGAACCCGGACGGTGGTCCCTGAGTACCGGGATCTCCTGGACTGGCTGGCAGTCGACTTCATGGAGCATGGCTGGAGCCAGAAGCATCTGATCCGAACGATTGTCACCAGCACCACGTACCAGCAGAGTTCGACCATGTCGCCCGAACTTCGTGAGCGGGATCCACGCAATCAGTGGCTCGCCCGGGGACCCCGGTTCCGCGCCGAAGCCGAAGTCGTTCGCGATATCGCTCTGTGTGCAGCAGGACTTATCAGCCACAAAATTGGAGGACCGGGAATCATTCCTCCCGTTCCTCAGAACGTACTCGATTACAACTATGTCTATCCGACGTTCTGGAAGCCGGCTGAAGGGCCGGAACGATACCGGCGGACGGTTTACGTCTTCCGCAAACGGTCGATGCCTGATCCCGTGCTTTCCAGTTTCGATGCACCGAACAGCGACTTCAGTTGTGCTCGGCGTGTGCGGTCCAATACTCCGCTGGCGGCGCTGGCAGGACTGAACGAGATCATCTTCGTCGAGTCGGCTCAGGCCATGGCCCTCCGCATCCTGCGAGAAGGTGGTCAGGACGACGCCCAACGGGCCGACTACGCATTTCGTCTGTGTACCGCGCGAAAACCTACAGATGAAGAACGGACCGAGATTCTTTCGCTGCTGAAATCGAGGCGGCAACGATTGGCAGATGGTTGGCTCGACATTCGCGAAGTCGCGACAGGCGATTCCACAAAGCTGCCAGCAATTCCCGCCAACGCAACCCCTCAGGACGCCGCCGCCTGGACGCTCGTTTCACGAGTCCTGCTGAATCTGGACGAGACGATCAATAAAAACTGA
- a CDS encoding DUF1501 domain-containing protein, translating to MTQQNELKTAMARYLSRRWFLRDCGVGLAGIAAGALAARTGLSASSAPNPLAVRQPHYPAKAKRVIYMFNAGAPSHLELFDNKPELSKRDGQLPPADLLKGYRAAFINPNSALLGPKFKFERHGKCGMELSEVLPHTASIADDICLIRSMQTDAVNHAPAQIMMNTGSQQFGRPSFGSWTVYGLGTESQELPGFVVLTSAKGTSGGASNYGCGFLPTMYGGIPFRSAGDPVLYLSNPRGIDSETQRASLDALQRLNQLNLETAGDPETAARIQSYEMAYRLQSSAPELMDLKSESKETLDMYGVKDPNESSYARNCLLARRLIERGVRFVQLFHEAWDHHGNLTAGVKQNAIDTDKASAALVRDLKQRGLLNDTLVVWGGEFGRTPMVQGGNDGRDHHNRGFSMWLAGGGIKAGHVHGQTDEFGFNVVADPVHVHDLNATLLHLLGFDHTRHTYRFQGRDYRLTDIHGNVVEGILA from the coding sequence ATGACACAACAGAATGAATTGAAGACTGCGATGGCCCGGTATCTCAGCAGACGCTGGTTCCTGCGTGACTGCGGCGTCGGTCTGGCCGGGATCGCTGCCGGTGCTTTGGCGGCTCGTACCGGATTGAGTGCCTCTTCTGCGCCCAATCCGCTCGCGGTCCGGCAACCGCACTACCCCGCCAAAGCCAAACGTGTGATCTACATGTTCAACGCCGGGGCTCCGAGTCATCTGGAGTTGTTCGACAACAAACCGGAACTGAGTAAACGGGATGGCCAGCTCCCTCCGGCAGACTTGCTCAAAGGCTACCGGGCTGCGTTCATTAACCCGAACTCAGCCCTGCTGGGACCCAAGTTCAAGTTCGAACGACACGGCAAATGCGGCATGGAACTGAGCGAAGTTCTTCCGCACACGGCCAGTATTGCCGACGACATCTGCCTGATTCGTTCGATGCAGACAGATGCAGTGAACCACGCACCTGCTCAGATCATGATGAATACCGGGTCGCAACAGTTCGGCCGCCCCAGTTTCGGATCGTGGACTGTGTACGGTTTAGGGACCGAAAGCCAGGAATTGCCCGGTTTCGTGGTACTGACGAGTGCCAAAGGAACCAGCGGCGGCGCGAGCAACTACGGCTGTGGCTTCCTCCCAACCATGTACGGCGGAATCCCATTCCGCAGCGCCGGGGATCCCGTCCTGTACCTCTCCAATCCTCGCGGAATCGATTCCGAGACACAGCGTGCATCACTGGATGCTCTGCAGCGGCTCAACCAGTTGAATCTGGAAACCGCGGGCGATCCTGAAACTGCGGCCCGGATCCAGAGCTACGAAATGGCCTATCGACTTCAGTCGAGCGCACCGGAACTGATGGACCTGAAGAGCGAATCGAAAGAGACGCTCGACATGTACGGCGTGAAAGACCCCAACGAATCCAGCTACGCCCGCAACTGTCTGCTGGCGCGTCGCCTGATCGAACGGGGTGTCCGCTTTGTACAGCTCTTCCATGAAGCGTGGGATCATCACGGAAACCTCACAGCAGGTGTCAAACAAAATGCCATCGACACCGACAAGGCCAGTGCGGCTCTTGTGCGTGATCTCAAACAGCGGGGATTGCTCAACGATACCCTGGTCGTGTGGGGGGGCGAGTTTGGGCGGACCCCGATGGTGCAGGGGGGGAACGACGGTCGCGATCACCACAACCGCGGGTTCAGCATGTGGCTGGCGGGCGGGGGCATTAAAGCGGGACACGTCCATGGTCAGACGGATGAGTTCGGCTTCAACGTCGTCGCCGACCCCGTCCACGTCCACGACCTGAACGCCACACTGCTGCATCTGCTGGGCTTCGACCATACCCGGCACACTTACCGGTTCCAGGGTCGCGACTATCGCCTGACAGACATTCACGGCAACGTGGTCGAGGGGATTCTCGCCTGA
- a CDS encoding polysaccharide biosynthesis protein, whose product MKYRLVATLPVYLALYTLSLAAAFFLRFDLEISEDLTSRLWESLPIALVVKGTVFTATREWRRRHRYTTMNDVVSIVATASLSSAILLTAHLMDLIGTSLPRSVIAIDWLLTVVATGMLRTTVRVAIESSHYRPSRPEKLRAIVFGADPNSISILRALQSAKSEYKVVAMLDQTGATAKSLIGGVPVVNAKRGIAQIADRFSASHLLIPSGIEGKTVRELHAICQENELTARVIPDVNEIVAGRVKLTIRDVTISDLLRREPTLLDMASITGCIAEKTVLVTGAAGSIGSECCRQIVDLKPRKLILVDQSEFGMFQIEQELVARKITDVELIYVIVDINDQITLGRVFAEHLPDLVFHAAAYKHVPLMEHNVQIAIRNNILGTKSIVDLADRFGVDRFVMISTDKAVRPTSIMGSTKLVGEKYLQAVASKSQTKFITVRFGNVLNSAGSVVPTFRRQILEGGPITVTHPEMTRFFMTIPEAVQLVLQAGAIGGNGQVLILDMGEPVKIVDLARDMISLSGLRYPEDVDIVFTGLRPGEKMYEELFYGNETTAKKVHEKIFCAEREPINASAVKRHILELEQASRGSADEARQAIQAVIADYVDQDEATPMIHQFQPFAAPTRKAA is encoded by the coding sequence ATGAAATATCGACTCGTTGCTACATTGCCAGTCTACCTGGCACTGTACACGCTATCACTCGCAGCGGCATTCTTCCTCCGATTCGACTTGGAGATCAGCGAAGATCTGACCAGCCGATTGTGGGAGTCACTTCCCATCGCGCTTGTGGTCAAGGGGACCGTGTTTACTGCCACGCGAGAATGGCGGCGGCGACACCGCTACACGACCATGAATGATGTCGTCTCAATCGTGGCGACAGCCAGCCTCAGCTCGGCGATTCTGCTCACTGCTCACCTGATGGACCTGATCGGTACCAGTCTGCCTCGATCGGTCATCGCCATCGATTGGCTGCTCACAGTAGTTGCGACAGGAATGCTGCGAACCACAGTCCGTGTCGCAATCGAAAGTTCTCACTACCGTCCGTCTCGACCTGAAAAGCTGCGGGCGATTGTCTTCGGTGCTGATCCCAATTCCATCTCGATTCTTCGAGCGTTGCAGTCGGCCAAATCCGAGTACAAAGTCGTTGCCATGTTGGATCAGACCGGGGCAACAGCCAAGTCATTGATTGGTGGTGTTCCCGTCGTCAACGCGAAACGCGGGATCGCTCAGATTGCCGATCGGTTCAGCGCCAGCCACTTGCTGATCCCCAGCGGAATCGAAGGGAAGACCGTCCGCGAACTGCACGCCATCTGCCAGGAAAATGAACTGACCGCCCGCGTGATTCCTGATGTGAACGAAATTGTCGCCGGTCGAGTCAAGTTGACGATCCGCGATGTGACAATTTCGGACCTGCTGCGGCGTGAACCGACTCTCCTGGACATGGCCAGCATTACCGGCTGCATTGCCGAGAAAACCGTCCTCGTCACCGGTGCAGCGGGGAGTATCGGATCCGAATGCTGTCGACAGATTGTCGATCTGAAGCCCAGGAAACTGATCCTGGTTGATCAGTCCGAATTCGGGATGTTCCAGATCGAGCAGGAACTGGTCGCACGAAAAATTACCGATGTCGAATTGATCTACGTGATCGTCGACATCAACGATCAAATCACACTGGGACGTGTCTTTGCAGAACACCTGCCCGATCTTGTCTTCCACGCTGCGGCATACAAGCATGTGCCGCTGATGGAACACAATGTTCAGATTGCCATTCGCAACAATATCCTCGGCACCAAATCGATTGTCGACCTTGCAGACCGGTTTGGTGTCGATCGATTTGTCATGATCTCGACCGATAAGGCAGTCCGTCCTACCAGCATCATGGGATCCACGAAACTGGTCGGCGAAAAATACCTTCAGGCTGTCGCCAGCAAGTCCCAGACAAAGTTCATCACCGTTCGATTTGGGAATGTGCTCAACTCTGCTGGAAGTGTGGTGCCGACATTCCGTCGCCAGATCCTGGAAGGGGGACCGATCACGGTGACCCATCCCGAGATGACGCGGTTCTTCATGACCATTCCCGAAGCCGTTCAGCTGGTCCTTCAGGCCGGTGCGATTGGTGGTAACGGACAAGTGCTGATTCTGGACATGGGCGAACCTGTAAAGATCGTCGACCTTGCTCGCGATATGATCAGCCTGTCAGGACTGCGCTATCCGGAAGACGTCGACATCGTGTTCACCGGACTGCGACCAGGTGAGAAGATGTACGAAGAGCTGTTCTACGGAAACGAGACCACGGCGAAGAAAGTCCACGAAAAGATCTTCTGCGCCGAACGTGAACCCATCAACGCCAGTGCGGTCAAACGCCACATTCTGGAATTGGAACAAGCGTCACGTGGCAGTGCCGACGAAGCACGGCAGGCAATCCAGGCGGTCATTGCGGACTACGTCGATCAGGACGAAGCCACGCCGATGATCCATCAGTTCCAGCCATTCGCTGCTCCGACGCGCAAAGCCGCGTGA
- a CDS encoding HAD family hydrolase, with translation MQLTEVHRGLNAKQFKWIVFDAVGTLIRPEPSVATAYHRIGSRHGSRLSVTEVNERFRRSFRRSETEFFPNRPVSNDIWSSSDEIELARWRWIVAEVLPDVNDVDHCFQELWDHFADPVSWFCFDEVGVSLQSLRDAGCRLAIASNFDSRLHSVCEGHPALRLIEQRFVSSELGYRKPAQQFYTSVIGQCGVEPGDILMIGDDPSHDVSGPIAAGMKALLIDRSSTDSSPDTIRSLSQLIPANPA, from the coding sequence ATGCAACTGACTGAGGTTCATCGTGGTCTGAACGCAAAGCAGTTCAAGTGGATCGTGTTTGATGCCGTCGGAACTCTGATTCGGCCAGAACCGTCCGTTGCCACAGCGTACCATCGTATTGGCAGCCGTCACGGGTCTCGTCTCTCCGTCACGGAAGTGAACGAACGATTTCGCCGGTCGTTTCGACGCAGCGAGACAGAATTCTTTCCCAATCGTCCGGTCTCTAACGACATCTGGTCATCGAGTGACGAGATCGAACTCGCACGGTGGCGCTGGATCGTGGCCGAGGTCCTGCCGGACGTCAACGATGTGGACCACTGCTTTCAGGAACTTTGGGACCACTTCGCAGACCCCGTCTCATGGTTTTGCTTTGACGAGGTCGGCGTGAGTCTCCAGTCGCTGCGCGATGCCGGTTGCCGTCTGGCGATTGCATCGAATTTTGATTCGCGTCTGCATTCCGTTTGTGAAGGACATCCCGCGCTCCGGTTGATCGAGCAACGGTTTGTCTCATCAGAACTTGGCTATCGGAAACCCGCTCAACAGTTTTACACGTCAGTCATCGGACAATGCGGTGTGGAACCGGGTGACATTCTCATGATCGGCGACGACCCCTCCCATGACGTTTCAGGACCGATCGCAGCGGGCATGAAAGCACTTTTGATCGACCGCAGTTCCACCGATTCAAGTCCCGATACGATCCGTTCACTTTCGCAACTCATTCCTGCAAATCCTGCATGA